A part of Capsicum annuum cultivar UCD-10X-F1 chromosome 6, UCD10Xv1.1, whole genome shotgun sequence genomic DNA contains:
- the LOC107874322 gene encoding uncharacterized protein LOC107874322, producing MVEKKCGLVKDIQWLANLGICLLNSEDGGMIVQEVVKLSLSVEIKEKQVLDLILMQFKAEERVLTEVHKLRYVVHPVLTKMYHDQKEFYCRNNMKRDVANFVAKYMVYHYVKIEYLRPGDMSQEAELPMWKWKVINMEFVIGFPCLVDYLPLIGFAYNNSYNLSIEMDPFKDLYGRRDRSPIVWFKVCETRLFGLDMVHQAMEKVKVILDRLNTAHSHQKYYTNMRRRKLKFKVGD from the exons ATGGTTGAGAAGAAATGtggattggtgaaggacattcaatGGTTGGCTAATCTTGGAATTTGTCTTTTGAATTCTGAGGATGGAGGTATGATTGTACAAGAGGTAGTGAAGTTATCTCTTAGTGTAgagataaaggagaagcaagttttAGACCTCATCTTGATGCAGTTTAAGGCTGAG GAAAGAGTTTTGACTGAGGTTCATAAGTTGAGGTATGTAGTTCATCCAGtcttgacaaagatgtatcatgaccagAAGGAGTTTTATTGTCGgaacaacatgaagagagatgtggcgaACTTCGTGGCTAAGTATATGGTATATCATTATGTAAAGATTGAGTACTTGAGGCCCGGCGACATGTCACAAGAGGccgagttgcctatgtggaaatggAAAGTGATAAATATGGAATTTGTTATTGGTTTTCCATG tttggTGGATTATTTACCTCTCATCgggtttgcttataacaatagttacaaCTTAAGTATTGAGATGGATCCTTTTAaggatctttatggtagaaggGATAGATCTCCTATTGTGTGGTTTAAGGTTTGTGAGACCAGGTTGTTTGGTTTGGACATGGTTCAccaagcaatggagaaggtgaaagtgattctgGATAGGCTTAATACTGCTCATAGTCACCAAAAGTACTATACGAATATGAGGCGAAGAAAGTTgaagtttaaggttggtgattag